The Theobroma cacao cultivar B97-61/B2 chromosome 2, Criollo_cocoa_genome_V2, whole genome shotgun sequence genome includes the window TTGAAAGGGAATGCAAATGGCATCCCTACAAGGAGATAAAAGTCGTATCAACTTGTTAGTCatccttgaaaaatttttactGCTAAAATTTTGCCATTTAAATTTGTCTCTTTTAGACAATGTAAAGCACTCACTTCATAAAAGGACGAAGCATTTCCACATATGAAATCTGTGCCTCCTTCAATGTagcaatttttgaaataatgcTTTCCGGTATCATCCAGGAGAGTATCTTGATAGGAGAGAATCCTGCATCCATAGAATGCAGCTCTGTCTCCTGATACCCTCATTGCAACAGCCTTGCCACCCGTCCCAAATGTGTTCTACAGCCACAAATTCATTTCATTAGAATTTGGAGGTAAATCAGCGAGCTTAGGGGTAATATCAATTGATTGTTCGACTGAAATGGACTTAAATTGTGTTGGGAATATACATCAATTTTTATGTTgactaaaatttgaatttgtatCAGAATTGCATCCTTGACAAACATCCTGAATGGCCTACATCCCTACAAACAAAACCTATTTATTTCAGACTGGTGCCCACAGAACATGGGAGGAAGTCCCACACAAAGCTCCAGCACTGTTTAGAGGCGCATCATATGCTGAatttttagatgaaaaagaaagagaagaaagtgaAGAGACTAGCAACAGCTCTAGGAATTGTTTATACATATAAGCCAACATATATAGATACCTGAATTGTGAGATATTGTCCAACAAAGTCAGAGGCCAATACAGTGAGCGCTGCAGAATCAAATATCCCCCCGCTCTCATTCCATGTTACTATGGTGTCTTGGGCCCGAGTGCCACTCAATGTTATAAATGGCTTATCAGCAGGCACAACAATCTTTTCCCTGCTCAATGAAAgttcaaacaaaacaaagagtTAAAAagtctgaaaaaaaaaaacaaaaaccatctCAATTAGCCCATCAAGTTGTAGTATTTAGCTATAAACATGGTCATACACCCACACGTTACCTGTATGTCCCTGGCTTAACCAAAATGAAGTAGAGTTCAGAGTTATTAGATGGAACAGCGTCTATTGCATCTTGTATCTTCTTAAAGTCCCCATGGCCAGCCTGATCGACCCTCAAAAGAATGGCGGTAGACATGTCTATGGGAGCTTTGGCAGCTGCGTTAACCataagaaaagcaaaaacaacTTCAAATAAAACGATAACAATATTAGCATGGCTACAAATATTCATTCCTGCCATGTGCACTTGTGATGACTTCCTTCGTCTCGATGGGTGTGCAGGCCGGGAACTAGATTAAAATTCAATCAACCTATATGATTTTCTTGTAAAGGAATAATGAAGCAAAGTTACACAATTTTGACTGGTTAATTAATAACAAAGGGGGCCTCATTATATAGTATTCTCAAAGCTAGTTTCTTATGTAATTATGGCAATAATACAGATTATAAGataaatcattataattatattagaTCACGATATTATTATACTACGATaagattaatttaataatatggtaattatttatatatttaaacatttaattcaataataaatgtattttttttaatttaataggGTCTAGCTACCCTATTAAGATTTATTAATTACgaaataaaaagtataaatgAGAGGATATAAACCGTACCTCCAAGTTACATGATTGTaagaaagttttgaaaaaatacTTAGAGTATGGAAATCCATTTTACATGTATAACTTTTGATGATACAGTAAAACAGATATTTCCTACTATTACAttgaaataatatattaaaataaaatttaaaatagaaaatataagTAAGAAAAGCACTTAGAATGAAGTGTTTCATTTTATGACAATAATTTATACTATCgtcataaaattgaaacacttTCATGTTACAACACAATAATAAATGTATGTTTTCAATTAAAGAATctaattttagaattttataaaacCATTCAGCCAAAGATTTTGAACTGTTAGATGGAAAGTTGACATGTTTGGCAATATGAGTGTTAGCTGATTACTTTAATTTAATCCCCGACAGGATTGGTATACTTGAACTGGAAAAAAGTCATCGGATAAGCAACTAAGGACAAATGAATTGAACTAGTAGTACTATTTAGGTAAAGGCTCCTGCCCTAAAACCCGGGGGGCGGGAGTCGACCATGACAATTATATTTTACTTGGTGGTAATTACAAGTTGCTATACTTGTTTTATTCCTTAAATCTTTTCCTCAAACTAACAAGTAATTATTTGTACAGCTAAATAGTTAATCCTTACatgtttttaattaagaaaTCAATATCGAATCTTTCTCATTCCATAAATAAACacacaaaaattattatcgaACCAACTAATGGAGtccaattaatttttgaaagttttgggCCTCTCTAGATTATGCTGATTGTGAGCTACAACCTTATCTGGAGTCGAATCCAGCTCAGCTTTGAGACCTTGTTATATAATCTTATCAAATGGAGTTTGTAACATAATTATGGCAGTTATCtagattatattttaatttaatagaaTTATTATGTGAGATTCTGATATCATTAAATTACGATAtgaataatttaatgatatcataattatttatacatttatatatttaattcaataataaatgCATCTTTCTGATTAAGGAATCgactttgaatttttttcacttcataaattaaaaaaaaaaacaataatggTTGAACAGAATCCGTCCCTACACCGAAAACTGATTGGGCCAACTAAGGGAgcctaattaatttttgaaagttttgggCCTCACTTTGATTCTGCTGATTGTGGGCTACAATCTGATCTGAATCGAGCCCAGCCTGGTTTCCAGGGCCCAGCTAAAACCCGGAGTACTTTTGAttggcattttcgtaattagAGTCAAGATACCGGCGATAAATAATAGCCAAGTTCTGAAACCCTAACAACGAAACTGGTTCAGCTTCAAAACCAGATCTCTTCTTCCCTTCCTCTGCCAAAATCAAAAACTCTAGCCTTTATCTTTATCAGTTTCCATGTTTTCTGCGtttttattttgcttattttgaGGATTTAATGTAGAAAGAGAAGGTGCGATGATGATTATAGAAATTAAATCTCGTTAATCTGATTCGTAACATGAGGATGAACTTTTTCATCCATTCTTAAACGTCTTCTGAGCGtcatctctttctttttttggtgcTTCTGGTTTTTCCCCTGTCCCTCCTTTGTGAGAaagaaatcatttttatttgcTATTCTTTGTGGGATAATACAAACATTGTTTTAGCTTTAAAAACTTGTGTTGAAATGTCATGAGGATTCCATTTTGTTAATCTTCTGCAAATTCTGATTTTTCGGCTTGAATGGGGATTAAGTGTTGTAGCATTAAGGAACGATACGATTCAGAAATTATTATGAGAACTGAAACATTTGGGATCGGTTGGAAAGTATGTGAGAAAAGTTTTGCAGATTTCCTACATGAATTAGAGGCCAATGTGTTGAGCCAGCCGATCTGACGGGAAAGCTCGAGCCCATTGCTGCAGTCGCTGGGCCTTACAGTTGAAGAGAGGTCAACCAGGACCTGCTTTTTTGCGCCTTCAAGCCGAAAGCATTGCGATTTAAAAACTTTAGAAATTTgatgaacaaaattttataaaaataattaaaattaatccaatgtatgttaaaattgaacatggttaaatttattatattaacaaATTCTATcagttttaattattaataatattagtaatactttttctatataaaatatatctaaAAGTTTTTGTTCAATATtccaataatattttattaataaagtctatatgtttttaatttatttttatttattaaaaatattaaaaatatttgtatataaaaaatatataaattagtgattgagttttttatttgaaattataCAATAAATTATCCTTCCTAATTGATTaacacagaaaaaaaaattaaatcgaaatggtcaaattcaatccatataaattaattatttaaaagttaATAAATACTTGCGCAAGAAGAAACGCCAGGTTTTTATTATTGTTCCttctcaaaatttccaatgcaTGAAATGTATAACGTAATGACATCAATAGTTTAATCTTTAAACTTTAAATATGATGATATTTGAGTTTTTAACTTATTAGttgatatataatattttatctaaacatttaatttattgattgatgcataattttttatttaaaaaataaaatttaaattccttcttttaattttttttaaaaaaaaacttcaataTGATGATATTAATTAATAGTTTGGCGAGTCCAAGTTTTAGCCATTGTAGCCACCACCAACCGTGTAGTAGCGGTCCAGCAATgtaataaaacaattacattatGGGCTATGAATCTACATTTCTAAAATATACATGTAAATGTAATGGATGAATTTTCtgtatttttctttgaattttagaaaatgaaatttcagCTTCTTATTTTCTAAGTGAATATATTTGTTTACTgctaaagaaaatgagaatgGTTTCAGTTGGTGGCAGAGTCAAGCTAAGAAATGTTTACAAGTCATAATTCATGAGAATTAAACTTTTCGGGTTGGTTGAAACTTGAAAG containing:
- the LOC108660614 gene encoding putative pectinesterase 11; this translates as MAGMNICSHANIVIVLFEVVFAFLMVNAAAKAPIDMSTAILLRVDQAGHGDFKKIQDAIDAVPSNNSELYFILVKPGTYREKIVVPADKPFITLSGTRAQDTIVTWNESGGIFDSAALTVLASDFVGQYLTIQNTFGTGGKAVAMRVSGDRAAFYGCRILSYQDTLLDDTGKHYFKNCYIEGGTDFICGNASSFYEGCHLHSLSTKSGSITAQHRNSPSENTGFTFLGCKITGIGAAFLGRPWGAFSRVVFAETYMSNVIIPQGWDDWQDPRKQRTAYYGEYKCYGPGADASKRVQWSHRLSQNEAAPFLTMDMIGGRAWLRPAPTNFKRRPGSITSG